AATAATTTATGCGGCAAATAAACCTTTTTATCTTATTGGCAACTGTGATATTTTTACAGGTTGGCTGCAAAAAAGAAAACCCTACAAACATGACACCAAATCCACCTATTTCAGAAACTTCCGAAATACTTTATCTTGCTTTGGGGGACTCTTATACGATTGGTCAATCTGTTGAAGAGGCTGAACGTTGGCCCATACAATTGGCGAAGAACTTACAGTTGGTAGGTATTGAAGTAGCAGATCCTCAGTTGATTGCGAAGACAGGTTGGACTACTGCTAATTTAAAAGATGCGATTGATGAAGCTGAATTGGAAAATAATTTTGATCTTGTTTCGCTGCTGATTGGCGTGAATAATCAGTATCAAGGGAAAAGTATTGAACAATATAAAGTAGAGTTTGAAGAACTGCTGATAACTGCGGTGAAATTGGCAAAAGACAACAAAAAAAGGGTCTTCGTGGTTTCGATTCCCGACTATGGTGCTACACCATTTGGAGCTGCAAATGCAGCTGCAATCGGATCAGAAATTGACGCTTTCAATGTTATTAACAAGCAAATCACCGATAAATACAGTATTCAGTACTTTGATATTACACCTATTTCTCGACAAGCAAAAGACAATCCTGCATTGACTGCAAAGGATGGATTACATCCTTCTGGCGAAATGTATCGACTGTGGGTAGAGTTGATATTGGAGGAGGTGAAAGGAATGTTGGCAAAATAAAATGAAAATGAAAAAACACACTGATAAATAGTTTTAGACTTTGGACGAGGGAGCAGAGATGCGAGAAGTTAGACATTAATCAATTGATAATGAATAATTTACGATTAAACGACAAAAGCAGGCAAATCTTTGATTACCAAATCTTTACATCTTACTTCCTGCTTCTTACTTCTTTCGTCCAAAGTCCAAAACAGTTGTTTGAGGAATATTAATTGTTAAGATAAATATGGCTGACTACTTAGTATAGTTATTTTTATATAAATTCGCTCTTCAAACAACCTATTACAGTAATTAGTCTATTAGTGACTGGTTATTGGTTTTACAAAACATTATTTATCAGAATTTTTACTGTACTATCAGAATACTATTTGCACCATGAATAATAGACTTGTTTTTTGCCTTATTTTATGTTTTGTCATTTATTTTGTTGCTTGTAACAATGATTCAACAAACTCCAACGATGGCAATGATTCAAAAACAGATAGCATTGAAGTAGTTGCAAATATCCAGACAAATGATTCTTTAATGGATACGATTGCAGCAAATGATACCGTAGCCGTGAATAGTTACAGCATTGCAGACAATAAAATGCTGACTCCCCCACAAAGTATATCAGATTATGAACCCAATGAGCGAGGTATTTATGAAATCAATTGGTTGACACTCACAGACATTAAGTTTGAAGAAAAAATTGCAGCCCAAGACAGTGCCTTGTATTTATATCCTACATTTGGTCAAATCGTAAAATCATTGGATGGTAAAAAGGTGTCTATCAAAGGATTCATTATTCCCGTAGATGTAGAAACCCATTACTATGTCTTATCAGCTAATCCCTTTAGTGCTTGCTTTTTTTGTGGAAAAGCAGGGCCAGAATCTATTTTGGAATTGCAATTAAAGGCTAATCCTTCAAAAGCATACGAACTGGATGCTTTTCGTACTTTTGAAGGTACTTTCGAGTTGAACGGAACAGATGTAGATCACTGTAATTATATTTTGAAGAAAGCCGTTTTGGTGAAGGAGTAGTTTTAGCTAAAAGAATATTGACTTTCAGTTGATTATATTTTATTTTTCATCTTTTATTCTTGATTTTTATCTATCAAAACCAAAGCAGCAGGCATAAACACCAAAACCGTAGGCACTAAGAACAGGCGACTTTCATGACAAGCCGTCATGCTGTAATGAATGACAAACCAAATCGGGACAATTACCCAAAACAATAGCTTCAATCGAGTAGGTAAATACCTGAAAACCATAAAAGTCAATAAAGGCAAGATATTGAACATACCGAAAGTCCAAAAATGCGTGTGACCCAAATAGCAGTTGAGCCACAAAATATAAGAAATATCTGGTGCAACACGTTGGGGATAACCATAATGCATCCGTAAACTCACAATAATGGCTACAAATAATACTAAACAAAGTGCGCCTACCTTCAATTGAGGCAAAGAGTGAACCCTACTTTGTAGTCCATTCCAGTTTACCGAATCAACCATCAGAAAAATCGGAATCAATACAGCCGTTTCTCTATTGAAAGCAGCCAAAATACACAGTGGAACAAACCACCACAAAGGACGCTCATACCACAAACAAACTGCAGCCAACAAAAAGAAAATAACATCCAAATAGGTGCTGAAACTCAAATCACTATCAAAAACGGCACGAGACATGGCATATGATAGTGGAATGAAGGCAAACAGAATGAGGTAAGAATTTGCAGTAAATTTTCGATAAAAAAGGTAAGCCAAACCAAAGATGACAAGGTGTTCTAAAAAGCGAAAACCCATGAAAACTGCAAAATAAGTCTTGGCAGTCGACAAGCCCAAAGTCAAGCCTATTTGTGCCAAGACTTCAATGGCATAAGGAGCAAGAACACGGTATTGCCACGGATTGAAGAAAGGAGATTCTCCCGCCAATAAGCGTTGGTGTCGGTCATATTGCATCGTGTCTATGATGTTGGTATAGCCCATTTCAAAATAATGACTCGCCAAAGCATAGCCGCTTAACAATACAATGCACAATGCAAAACCCACAATTGTTCCTATATTTGTTGAGACCTTATTTATGCCCATCAATGGTTTTCATTTTGGTTTCTATTCTGAATTTTTCTTAAAAAGATGGTGAAGTTACAAAACAATTACAATTGGGATGTGGAAGCAATGTTGTTTACAGTGTTGTTGATAGGCTATTTTGTGGCTTATTTGCTGCCCATGTTGTTCACTGCTTGCGACAATGTGCAAATGGCTTCGGTATTTTATCCTGACGAAGGGCGGTATGTGCAAGTTATTCGTGGAGGATTGGAGGCGCAGACCTTGCGGATACATTTTGTAAGTTACGGTCATTTTTTCTTCAATTTGGTGTTGATACCGTTATTATTTTTGCAGCAATTTTTCATTATTACCGATGTGCATATTTTGTTGGCATTGAGAGTTATAAGCTGGATATTTGGTTTAGGAAGCGTGGGTTTGACTTTTATGATAGCAAGGCGATTTTTTGGAAGATGGACAGCTTGGTTGAGTGCTTGTTTGATGATGTTTATTCCACTTACCCTCTTAGAATACAGTACAATTGCTCATCCCGATACTTTACAGTTGTTTTTCATTTTGGCGAGTCTGTATTTCACATGTATGTTGGCAGAGGAATTCAATACCAAGTATTTGCTATGGGCAAGTGGTATGGCAGGCTTGGCTTTTTCGGCAAAATATGCGGGTATTTTGCTGCTGCCTTTGATTGCTTTTGTTTTTGGACTTCAATTGTACCGTGCAGAAAGCTTGGAGGAGCCGCCAAAAATCGAAAAAAGGGTAAGCCAGATGCTCGGTTTTTTTATTGTAACTTTTTTATTTTCAGGTATCTTATTGCAGCAATCGGTGGTAACATTTCTTTTCAGTACAGACGGTCATATAGAAAGTGATTGGATTGGAGATACCATTGAGCTTGTTAGAATAGGATTATTCTTGATAACCTTATTGTTTGTAATTTTATATTATTTGAATTGGCGTAAACTTTCTAATTCAAAGCAAAATAAATTTCAATTCGGCTTTTATTATAGCACGATTT
The Chitinophagales bacterium genome window above contains:
- a CDS encoding glycosyltransferase family 39 protein; the encoded protein is MVKLQNNYNWDVEAMLFTVLLIGYFVAYLLPMLFTACDNVQMASVFYPDEGRYVQVIRGGLEAQTLRIHFVSYGHFFFNLVLIPLLFLQQFFIITDVHILLALRVISWIFGLGSVGLTFMIARRFFGRWTAWLSACLMMFIPLTLLEYSTIAHPDTLQLFFILASLYFTCMLAEEFNTKYLLWASGMAGLAFSAKYAGILLLPLIAFVFGLQLYRAESLEEPPKIEKRVSQMLGFFIVTFLFSGILLQQSVVTFLFSTDGHIESDWIGDTIELVRIGLFLITLLFVILYYLNWRKLSNSKQNKFQFGFYYSTISLMVFGLAFVVSSPNSLLELQFIQGLLYEGHNTRTGGFFTANSWQIAEQWFDILTSKYLLGFGLFVLGLAASFWNLWSRKPKMVKT
- a CDS encoding SGNH/GDSL hydrolase family protein, which gives rise to MRQINLFILLATVIFLQVGCKKENPTNMTPNPPISETSEILYLALGDSYTIGQSVEEAERWPIQLAKNLQLVGIEVADPQLIAKTGWTTANLKDAIDEAELENNFDLVSLLIGVNNQYQGKSIEQYKVEFEELLITAVKLAKDNKKRVFVVSIPDYGATPFGAANAAAIGSEIDAFNVINKQITDKYSIQYFDITPISRQAKDNPALTAKDGLHPSGEMYRLWVELILEEVKGMLAK